GCACATGGTGGAGGGCGACACCACCTTCGTCTTCTGGGCCCAGGACGACACTGCGATGGAGGAGTCCTTCGGCAGCTTTTTCTCCGGCTACGAGGTGGCCACGGATGACCAGGAGAAGCCGGTCAAGAAGACTCTCGGTGCGGTACGCCGAGGCCTGAACGATGCGAAGGACGACGGGACTCCATTCTATGTGCTGGGCCTCGCCCCCAATGCCGCCCGACTGGCCGTGCGCTATTGGTACGAAGGAACGGTTGGCGAATTGTCCAACCAGATGAAAAAGCACTTCGACGACCTGGCTATTATCGGACTCAAGCAAGGTGAAGAAGACCCGTTGCCCAGCCTGTGGCGCCTCCTCGGTACCATCGCCATTGGAGGTGACCCGAAAAGCCTACCTGACGGCCTGCGCGGCAACCTCGCCGCAGACATCGTCCGCGCCGCTCTCGAAAACACGGCCTATCCCGCCACTTTGCTCGCCCGCGCCGTGGAACGCTGCCGGGCCGAGCAGTCCGTCCCCACCATGCGCGCCGCCCTGATCAAGGCGGTGCTCAATCGCCGCATCCGTCAGTCCGACATCCCAGCAAAGGAGATCACCGTGACTCTCGACCCTGAAAATACGACCACCGGCTACCTCCTTGGACGGCTGTTTGCCGTGTACGAGGGCATTCAACAGGCCGCTAATCCCGGCATCAACACGACCATTCGTGACCGTTTCTTCGGTGCCGCTGGATCGACGCCACGCGCGGCCTTTGTCGAACTGTCCCGCTTGAAAAACGCCCACCTGAAGAAAGTGCGGCGAGCCAACGAAAGGTACTCCCGACGCTATGAAAACCTGATCAACGAAATTATGGGCAAGCTCGACGGAACCGAAGGGTTTCCCGCTCACCTGGAAATCGACGATCAGGGCCGGTTCGTCATCGGCTACCACCACCAGAACCGCGACCTTTACACCAAACATGACACCCACGAGGAGAACTGAGCCATGACCGCCATTGCCAATCGCTACGATTTCGTCTTGCTGTTCGACGTCAAGGACGGCAATCCCAACGGCGACCCGGACGCCGGCAACATGCCGCGCATCGACCCGGAAACCGGCCACGGTCTGGTCACCGATGTGGCCCTCAAGCGCAAGGTGCGCAACTACGTCGGGCTCAAGCACGACAACGCCGCGCCGAACGAGATTTACGTCCGCGAGGGTTCGGTGCTGCAAGAACAGAGGGGCGTGCCCTATGAAGGAAAGAAGCCCGATTCCACCGACAAGGGCGACCACGATGTGGCCCGTGCCTTCATGTGCCAGAATTTCTACGACGTGCGGACCTTCGGGGCCGTCATGTCAACCAAGAAGTTCAACGCCGGACAGGTGCGCGGCCCGGTGCAGATCACCTTTGCCCGCTCGGAAAACCGTATCCTGCCCATGGACCATACCATCACCCGCGTCGCCCGCGAGACCGAGGCTCGCGCCGCCGAAGGGGGAACCACTGAAATGGGCGGCAAGAATACCGTCGCCTATGGTCTATACCAGGCGCATGGTTTCGTCTCGCCGCACCTGGCCGAAGGCGACCGTGGCACTGGCTTTTCCGAGGCCGATCTCACGTTGCTGTGGGAAGCCCTGGAACGCATGTTCGAAGTCGATCGTTCGGCGGCGCGTGGCATGATGGCGACCCAAAAGCTGATCGTGTTTAAGCATGACAGCAAGCTTGGCAACGCCCGCGCCCAGGATCTGTTCGGCCGAGTTTCGGTGCGGCAGAAAGCCGACACGCCGCGCGATATCTCCGACTTCGACATTTCGGTGTCCCAAACCAGCCTACCCTCGGGCGTGGAGGTGATGATCCTCGTGTAGCG
The sequence above is drawn from the Magnetospira sp. QH-2 genome and encodes:
- the cas8c gene encoding type I-C CRISPR-associated protein Cas8c/Csd1, encoding MILQSLARYYDRLLATGEVEPPGFQKKVIPWVIELAPDGAPVALHHTERTFTLPAEVKRTVGIAANLLWDNAEYVLGLTRAGATDKQAAKVPERRAAFVEKVAALPTEALADAGVRAVTAFLARRDNAVLEALAGWETLAAEGGNVSFRLQGDDGLVCERPMVAAAIAGVASSGDSVRCLVTGMQGPVAVLHPSIKGVRGAQSVGAALVSFNLEAFTSHGWKQGANAQVSEQAAFAYTAALNKLLARDNKERHMVEGDTTFVFWAQDDTAMEESFGSFFSGYEVATDDQEKPVKKTLGAVRRGLNDAKDDGTPFYVLGLAPNAARLAVRYWYEGTVGELSNQMKKHFDDLAIIGLKQGEEDPLPSLWRLLGTIAIGGDPKSLPDGLRGNLAADIVRAALENTAYPATLLARAVERCRAEQSVPTMRAALIKAVLNRRIRQSDIPAKEITVTLDPENTTTGYLLGRLFAVYEGIQQAANPGINTTIRDRFFGAAGSTPRAAFVELSRLKNAHLKKVRRANERYSRRYENLINEIMGKLDGTEGFPAHLEIDDQGRFVIGYHHQNRDLYTKHDTHEEN
- the cas7c gene encoding type I-C CRISPR-associated protein Cas7/Csd2 gives rise to the protein MTAIANRYDFVLLFDVKDGNPNGDPDAGNMPRIDPETGHGLVTDVALKRKVRNYVGLKHDNAAPNEIYVREGSVLQEQRGVPYEGKKPDSTDKGDHDVARAFMCQNFYDVRTFGAVMSTKKFNAGQVRGPVQITFARSENRILPMDHTITRVARETEARAAEGGTTEMGGKNTVAYGLYQAHGFVSPHLAEGDRGTGFSEADLTLLWEALERMFEVDRSAARGMMATQKLIVFKHDSKLGNARAQDLFGRVSVRQKADTPRDISDFDISVSQTSLPSGVEVMILV